The Streptomyces sp. NBC_01353 genome contains a region encoding:
- a CDS encoding aminoglycoside phosphotransferase family protein gives MIDIPEELAASQARFNGEAGRAFIAALPGRAAHFLDAWGLRVTGPSMYGMASLVLPVVRVSDGVRAALKLQLLDEESAGEAVALRVWGGCGAVRLLADDPATGTLLLERLDEGRHLSGLVDTREATRILADLLARLVVVRAPEGLRGLGDIAAAMLEAVPEAAARLGAEDAALLRDCAAAVREVVGEPGDRLLHWDLHVDNILAGEREPWLAIDPKPLAGDPGFDLLPALSSAFDPDQAETLWRFDLLTEVLGLDRGRAAAWTFGRVLQNALWDVEDGEPALDEEQVLIARTLLARAG, from the coding sequence GTGATCGATATTCCGGAGGAACTCGCCGCGTCTCAGGCCCGGTTCAACGGCGAGGCGGGACGGGCGTTCATCGCCGCGTTGCCCGGGCGGGCCGCGCACTTTCTCGATGCTTGGGGGCTGCGGGTGACGGGGCCTTCGATGTACGGGATGGCGTCGTTGGTGCTGCCGGTGGTCCGGGTGTCGGACGGTGTGCGCGCGGCGCTCAAGTTGCAGCTTCTGGACGAGGAGAGCGCGGGCGAGGCGGTCGCGCTGCGCGTGTGGGGCGGCTGCGGGGCCGTACGTCTGCTGGCGGATGATCCGGCGACGGGGACGCTGTTGTTGGAGCGGCTGGACGAGGGCCGGCATCTGTCGGGGCTGGTGGATACGCGGGAGGCGACGCGGATCCTGGCGGATCTGTTGGCGCGGCTGGTGGTGGTCCGGGCGCCGGAGGGGCTGCGGGGGCTGGGGGACATCGCGGCCGCGATGCTGGAGGCCGTACCGGAGGCGGCGGCGCGGCTGGGGGCGGAGGACGCGGCGCTGCTGCGGGATTGTGCGGCGGCGGTGCGGGAGGTGGTGGGGGAGCCGGGGGATCGGCTGCTCCACTGGGATCTGCACGTCGACAACATCCTGGCGGGGGAGCGGGAGCCGTGGTTGGCGATCGATCCGAAGCCGTTGGCGGGGGATCCGGGGTTCGATCTGCTGCCGGCGTTGTCGAGCGCGTTCGATCCGGATCAGGCGGAGACGCTGTGGCGTTTCGATCTGCTGACGGAGGTGCTGGGTCTTGACCGGGGCCGGGCGGCGGCGTGGACGTTCGGGCGGGTGTTGCAGAACGCGTTGTGGGACGTGGAGGACGGGGAGCCCGCGCTGGACGAGGAACAGGTGCTCATCGCTCGGACGCTGCTGGCCCGCGCGGGGTGA
- a CDS encoding FAD-binding oxidoreductase translates to MGSTTVNGGISFWYAQEGTPAPREPLPGDTTADVCIVGGGYTGLWTAYYLKKAVPFLNITVLEAKFCGYGASGRNGGWLYNGIAGRDRHAKIHGHEAAVRLQQAMNATVDEVITVCETEKIDADIHRGGVLEIAHSPAQLARLKDFHSVELAFGETDRELYGARETADRIRVTGAVGSSWTPHGARLHPVKLVKGLAAAVEALGVTIHESTPVTEIKPKHAITPYGTVRAPYILRCTEGFTASLTGQRRTWLPMNSSMIATEPLTDAQWETIGWNGLETLGDMAHAYMYAQRTADGRIALGGRGVPYRYGSKTDNDGRTQPQTIEALREILIRFFPSLAGLGIAHAWSGVLGVPRDWCATVTLDRSTGLGWAGGYVGSGVTTTNLAARTLRDLIQQDSGQSGPTDLTTLPWVNHKVRKWEPEPLRWLGVQAMYAAYRTADHQESTTHTATTSPIANLADRLSGR, encoded by the coding sequence ATGGGCAGCACCACGGTCAACGGCGGCATCTCGTTCTGGTACGCACAAGAGGGCACCCCCGCCCCCCGCGAACCGCTGCCCGGCGACACCACGGCCGACGTCTGCATCGTCGGCGGCGGCTACACCGGCCTCTGGACCGCGTACTACCTCAAGAAGGCCGTCCCCTTCCTCAACATCACCGTCCTCGAAGCCAAGTTCTGCGGCTACGGAGCCTCCGGACGCAACGGCGGCTGGCTCTACAACGGCATCGCCGGCCGCGACCGCCACGCCAAGATCCACGGCCACGAGGCAGCCGTCCGCCTCCAGCAGGCCATGAACGCCACCGTCGACGAAGTCATCACCGTCTGCGAAACCGAGAAGATCGACGCCGACATCCACCGCGGCGGCGTCCTCGAAATCGCCCACTCCCCCGCCCAGCTCGCCCGCCTCAAGGACTTCCACAGCGTCGAACTCGCCTTCGGCGAAACGGACCGCGAACTCTACGGCGCCCGCGAAACCGCCGACCGCATCCGCGTCACCGGCGCCGTCGGCTCCAGCTGGACCCCCCACGGAGCCCGCCTCCACCCCGTCAAGCTGGTCAAGGGCCTCGCGGCAGCCGTCGAAGCACTCGGCGTCACGATCCACGAATCGACCCCCGTCACCGAGATCAAGCCGAAGCACGCCATCACCCCGTACGGCACCGTCCGCGCCCCCTACATACTCCGGTGCACCGAAGGCTTCACCGCCTCCCTCACCGGCCAGCGCCGCACCTGGCTCCCCATGAACTCCTCCATGATCGCCACCGAGCCCCTCACCGACGCCCAATGGGAAACCATCGGCTGGAACGGCCTCGAAACCCTCGGCGACATGGCCCACGCCTACATGTACGCCCAACGCACCGCCGACGGCCGCATCGCCCTCGGCGGCCGCGGCGTCCCCTACCGCTACGGCTCCAAGACCGACAACGACGGCCGCACCCAGCCCCAGACCATCGAGGCCCTCCGCGAGATCCTCATCCGCTTCTTCCCCTCCCTCGCCGGCCTCGGCATCGCCCATGCCTGGTCCGGCGTCCTCGGCGTCCCCCGCGACTGGTGCGCCACCGTCACCCTCGACCGCTCCACCGGCCTCGGCTGGGCCGGCGGCTACGTCGGCTCAGGCGTCACCACGACGAACCTCGCCGCCCGCACCCTCCGCGACCTGATCCAACAGGACTCCGGCCAGTCGGGCCCCACGGACCTGACCACCCTCCCGTGGGTCAACCACAAGGTCCGCAAGTGGGAACCGGAACCCCTCCGCTGGCTCGGCGTCCAAGCCATGTACGCGGCCTACCGCACAGCCGACCACCAAGAATCCACCACCCACACGGCGACCACGTCCCCCATCGCCAACCTCGCCGACCGCCTCAGCGGCCGCTGA
- a CDS encoding DUF485 domain-containing protein — protein MSYHEPFPGPPPVPQHRNAGRHRQEAASQSWEGGSPSWDTDPQAAWDSSPRAWDSSPQGWDSAQQPWDASPQPQPPAATDDRDDLHRLGSAYRRLRRVATFTALGYFVIFLFLSGYAPSLMTSNITGGLTTGLVLGLLQLPVALAAIALYERIARNRVDPLAAVIRERAEQAAAATAPRPERQSRSGRPVWQQPTGGARA, from the coding sequence ATGTCGTACCACGAGCCTTTCCCCGGCCCACCGCCCGTACCCCAGCACCGGAATGCCGGGCGGCACCGCCAAGAGGCGGCGTCGCAGTCCTGGGAGGGTGGATCGCCGTCCTGGGACACCGATCCACAGGCAGCCTGGGACTCGTCCCCGCGAGCGTGGGACTCCTCGCCGCAGGGCTGGGACTCCGCGCAGCAGCCCTGGGACGCGTCCCCGCAGCCGCAACCGCCCGCCGCCACCGACGATCGTGATGATCTGCACCGGCTCGGATCGGCCTACCGCAGGCTCCGCCGCGTCGCCACCTTCACCGCGCTCGGCTACTTCGTCATCTTCCTTTTCCTGTCCGGCTACGCCCCCTCGTTGATGACCAGCAACATCACCGGTGGTCTCACCACCGGTCTGGTCCTGGGGCTCCTCCAGCTGCCCGTGGCGCTGGCTGCGATCGCGCTGTACGAGCGGATCGCACGCAACCGCGTCGACCCGCTCGCCGCGGTGATCCGCGAACGCGCCGAGCAGGCGGCCGCGGCAACCGCGCCCCGGCCGGAACGCCAGAGCCGCTCCGGACGTCCCGTGTGGCAGCAGCCCACCGGAGGTGCGCGCGCATGA
- a CDS encoding cation acetate symporter yields MTSFSSEAQTMSLMAFIAVITVTLLLCVMTGPDRDDLGEFYTGYRSLSPVQSGLAIAGDYISAGTVLGTIGIIALVGYDGVTLALSTVLSMVLMMFLLAEPLRNAGRFTIGDVFTRRLPGPAVRITTAAVTLTALLPLVIFQLAGAGDLLSVVLGFDADGFKTGAIVFLGLLMIAYAAIGGMKGTAFIQIVKTVALLGASLAIAALILNRFDFSLPSLLDAAKRGSGAGDAYLASGLQFGGNELDMISTQLTVVLGAAVLPQITMRMFTARSAAAVRRSMSWAVSTVVVTCLLIAVIGFGAAAIVGHQRIVAGDPQGKTAFLMVSQAVMGTDQTTVETLLFTAVATAIFLTLLASVAGITLACANTLAHDLITHGLRRKAQLKDSAEMAIARTAAAGVGLVAIAIAAGARHLNLQALLTLSFCIGASAVAPALIYSLFWRRYSRTGLLCTLIVGSASAFILMTGSNLVSGSPQAIFPDQDFNWFPFTTSGILSAPLGFLAGWLGTVLYERDPADQRMRYEAVEETILAGTPAANSASAS; encoded by the coding sequence ATGACCAGCTTCAGCTCCGAGGCCCAGACCATGTCGCTGATGGCGTTCATCGCGGTCATCACTGTCACGCTGCTGCTGTGCGTGATGACCGGCCCCGACCGTGACGACCTGGGCGAGTTCTACACCGGCTACCGCTCGCTCTCCCCCGTGCAGAGCGGCCTCGCGATCGCCGGCGACTACATCTCCGCCGGCACCGTGCTCGGCACCATCGGCATCATCGCGCTCGTCGGCTACGACGGCGTCACGCTCGCCCTGAGCACCGTGCTCTCGATGGTCCTGATGATGTTCCTGCTCGCCGAACCGCTGCGTAACGCCGGCCGGTTCACGATCGGCGACGTCTTCACCCGGCGTCTCCCCGGCCCCGCCGTGCGGATCACCACGGCCGCGGTCACCCTGACCGCACTGCTGCCGCTGGTGATCTTCCAGCTCGCGGGCGCCGGCGATCTCCTCTCCGTCGTCCTCGGCTTCGACGCCGACGGCTTCAAGACCGGCGCGATCGTGTTCCTGGGCCTGCTGATGATCGCGTACGCGGCGATCGGCGGCATGAAGGGCACCGCCTTCATCCAGATCGTCAAGACCGTCGCCCTGCTCGGCGCGTCCCTCGCGATCGCCGCGCTCATTCTCAACCGCTTCGACTTCAGCCTGCCCTCCCTACTGGACGCCGCCAAGCGCGGCAGCGGGGCGGGAGACGCCTATCTCGCCTCCGGTCTGCAGTTCGGCGGCAACGAACTCGACATGATCAGCACTCAGTTGACGGTCGTGCTCGGCGCCGCGGTGCTGCCGCAGATCACCATGCGCATGTTCACCGCGCGCAGCGCGGCAGCCGTGCGGCGCTCGATGTCCTGGGCCGTGTCGACCGTCGTCGTGACCTGTCTGCTGATCGCCGTCATCGGCTTCGGCGCGGCGGCGATCGTCGGCCACCAGAGGATCGTCGCCGGCGACCCGCAGGGCAAGACAGCGTTCCTCATGGTCAGCCAGGCCGTCATGGGCACGGACCAGACGACCGTCGAGACACTGCTGTTCACGGCCGTGGCGACAGCCATCTTCCTCACCCTGCTGGCCTCGGTCGCCGGGATCACCCTCGCCTGCGCCAACACCCTGGCGCACGACCTCATCACGCACGGGCTGCGCCGCAAGGCGCAACTGAAGGACTCCGCAGAGATGGCCATCGCCCGGACCGCCGCGGCGGGCGTCGGGCTCGTGGCGATCGCGATCGCCGCCGGTGCACGGCATCTGAACCTTCAGGCACTGCTCACCCTGTCGTTCTGCATCGGCGCGTCCGCGGTCGCACCGGCCCTCATCTACAGCCTCTTCTGGCGCCGCTACTCCCGTACGGGACTGCTCTGCACCCTCATCGTGGGCAGCGCCTCCGCGTTCATCCTCATGACCGGCAGCAACCTGGTATCCGGATCGCCCCAGGCGATCTTCCCGGACCAGGACTTCAACTGGTTCCCGTTCACCACGTCGGGCATCCTCTCGGCCCCGCTGGGCTTCCTCGCGGGCTGGCTCGGCACGGTGCTCTACGAACGCGACCCGGCCGACCAGCGCATGCGGTACGAAGCGGTGGAGGAGACGATCCTGGCCGGCACACCCGCGGCGAACAGCGCCTCCGCGTCCTGA
- the ugpC gene encoding sn-glycerol-3-phosphate ABC transporter ATP-binding protein UgpC: MASVTFDKATRLYPGSDKPAVDQLEIEIEDGEFLVLVGPSGCGKSTSLRMLAGLEDVNGGSIRIGDRDVTHLPPKDRDIAMVFQNYALYPHMTVADNMGFALKIAGVNKSEIRAKVEEAAKILDLTPYLDRKPKALSGGQRQRVAMGRAIVREPQVFLMDEPLSNLDAKLRVSTRTQIASLQRRLGITTVYVTHDQVEALTMGDRVAVLKDGLLQQVDSPRNMYDRPANLFVAGFIGSPAMNLVEVPITEGGVKFGNSVVPVSRDALSAASAKGDTTVTVGIRPEHFDVSGATSKEGLAVSVNVVEELGADGYVYGSARVGSEDKDLVVRVGGRAVPEKGSTLHVVPRPDELHVFSTSTGERLSG; this comes from the coding sequence ATGGCTTCTGTCACTTTCGACAAGGCGACCCGGCTCTACCCGGGTTCCGACAAGCCCGCCGTCGACCAGCTCGAGATCGAGATCGAGGACGGCGAGTTCCTCGTCCTCGTCGGCCCGTCCGGCTGCGGCAAGTCGACCTCCCTGCGGATGCTCGCCGGTCTTGAGGACGTCAACGGCGGTTCCATCCGAATCGGTGACCGTGACGTCACGCACCTGCCGCCGAAGGACCGGGACATCGCGATGGTGTTCCAGAACTACGCGCTGTACCCGCACATGACCGTCGCCGACAACATGGGCTTCGCCCTCAAGATCGCCGGCGTCAACAAGAGCGAGATCCGCGCCAAGGTCGAAGAGGCCGCGAAGATCCTCGACCTCACGCCGTACCTGGACCGGAAGCCCAAGGCGCTCTCCGGTGGTCAGCGGCAGCGTGTCGCGATGGGTCGCGCGATCGTGCGTGAGCCGCAGGTGTTCCTCATGGACGAGCCGCTGTCGAACCTCGACGCCAAGCTCCGTGTCTCCACCCGTACGCAGATCGCCAGCCTGCAGCGCCGGCTCGGCATCACCACGGTGTACGTCACCCACGACCAGGTCGAGGCCCTCACCATGGGCGACCGCGTGGCCGTGCTGAAGGACGGTCTGCTCCAGCAGGTCGACTCGCCGCGGAACATGTACGACCGTCCCGCCAACCTCTTCGTCGCCGGCTTCATCGGCTCCCCGGCCATGAACCTGGTCGAGGTGCCGATCACCGAGGGCGGTGTGAAGTTCGGCAACAGCGTCGTCCCGGTCTCCCGTGACGCGCTCTCCGCCGCCTCCGCCAAGGGCGACACGACCGTGACGGTCGGCATCCGCCCCGAGCACTTCGATGTCTCGGGTGCCACCAGCAAGGAGGGCCTGGCCGTCTCCGTGAACGTCGTCGAGGAGCTCGGCGCCGACGGTTACGTCTACGGCTCCGCCCGCGTCGGCAGCGAGGACAAGGACCTGGTCGTCCGCGTCGGCGGCCGTGCCGTGCCGGAGAAGGGCTCCACGCTGCACGTCGTGCCGCGCCCGGACGAGCTGCACGTGTTCTCCACCTCGACGGGTGAGCGCCTCTCCGGCTGA